The proteins below come from a single Methanobrevibacter oralis genomic window:
- the hycI gene encoding hydrogenase maturation peptidase HycI, whose amino-acid sequence MSLESQLGDFLYSYEKLIVLGVGNVLKCDDGVGPFIIKKLKDEGIETKKIMFIDAETVPENFTGKIKKEKPSHLIIVDACLMDRQPGEIKIVNKHDFANIGISTHSMSLSFFVRYLEKDGDYRIIFVGIEPESMDYADKPTCVVENAAYEFIDTLKGIL is encoded by the coding sequence ATGTCTTTGGAGTCTCAACTAGGCGATTTTTTATATTCTTATGAAAAATTGATAGTATTGGGCGTGGGTAACGTCCTTAAATGTGATGATGGTGTTGGACCATTTATTATAAAAAAATTAAAAGATGAGGGCATTGAAACTAAAAAAATAATGTTTATAGATGCTGAAACAGTCCCTGAAAATTTCACAGGAAAAATTAAAAAAGAAAAGCCAAGTCATTTAATTATTGTGGATGCTTGTTTAATGGATAGACAACCTGGTGAAATTAAAATAGTTAATAAACACGATTTTGCAAATATAGGTATTTCAACTCACTCAATGTCTTTATCATTCTTTGTAAGATACTTAGAAAAAGATGGAGATTATAGGATTATTTTTGTAGGAATTGAACCTGAATCAATGGATTATGCAGATAAACCTACTTGTGTAGTTGAAAATGCAGCCTATGAATTTATCGACACGCTTAAAGGGATTTTATGA